Proteins found in one Pontibacter sp. SGAir0037 genomic segment:
- a CDS encoding serine hydrolase, which produces MMIQKHPLLRLWLFLFLLVTALQVQAQAQKTKTDLAKLDAYYQKALKDWNVPGMAIAIVKDDSVIFAKGYGVRDLKKGGQVDANTVFGIASNTKAYTAAALGILVDEGKISWNDPVTKYLPYLQLYDPYVTQQLNIKDLLSHRVGYQTYSGDLLWYNTTYSRREILERAHYLKPVYGFRDGYGYSNLMFIAAGEVIEAVTGKTWEAFIKERFFTPLGMTRSYTSVNELAGKDNITTPHGFDKNGTPYPTMLTAWDNWNPAAGIFTSVAQDAQWLRLQLSRGTYKGKKVFSEEASRMMWTAHNPFPISKQAEAITPSTHFSAAGLGWMLSDYEGRKVVVHGGGHEGMNSRTVLVPEENLGIVILTNSMSSIMAPIANYTLDQLFGVQNGRDWSQFSLDNIAAAKKAQQEAQASVPHEKKRKSKPNLDIQAYAGTYTSTLYGDATITVQNGALVLQLVPAPNLGGKLTHWQHDIFDLEWKNKYALLTPTRVRFLIGEDGKVAEMRLDANNPDFHFDELEFSKVK; this is translated from the coding sequence ATGATGATACAAAAACACCCTCTTCTACGATTATGGTTGTTCCTGTTTCTGCTTGTTACCGCATTGCAGGTTCAGGCACAAGCACAAAAAACCAAAACTGATTTAGCAAAACTGGATGCCTATTACCAGAAAGCACTGAAAGACTGGAACGTGCCCGGCATGGCCATTGCCATTGTAAAAGATGACTCGGTTATATTTGCCAAAGGCTACGGCGTACGCGATTTGAAAAAAGGCGGACAAGTAGATGCGAATACTGTTTTTGGCATTGCTTCTAATACGAAAGCCTATACAGCAGCTGCCTTGGGTATTTTAGTAGATGAAGGAAAAATAAGCTGGAACGATCCGGTGACCAAATATCTCCCTTACCTGCAACTTTACGACCCGTATGTAACGCAGCAGTTAAACATTAAAGACCTGTTGAGCCACCGCGTCGGCTATCAGACCTATAGCGGCGACTTGTTGTGGTATAACACGACCTACAGCCGCCGTGAAATTCTGGAGCGTGCGCATTACCTGAAGCCAGTTTACGGGTTCAGAGACGGCTATGGCTACTCTAACCTCATGTTTATAGCAGCAGGCGAAGTAATTGAGGCTGTTACCGGGAAAACCTGGGAGGCCTTTATAAAAGAACGCTTCTTTACTCCACTGGGTATGACCCGCTCTTATACATCTGTAAACGAGCTGGCAGGCAAAGACAACATTACTACGCCACATGGTTTTGATAAAAACGGCACCCCCTACCCTACTATGCTCACCGCCTGGGATAACTGGAATCCGGCTGCTGGTATTTTTACCAGCGTGGCGCAGGATGCACAATGGTTACGCCTGCAGTTAAGCCGTGGCACCTACAAAGGCAAAAAGGTCTTTAGCGAAGAGGCCAGCCGCATGATGTGGACAGCACACAATCCTTTTCCGATTTCCAAACAGGCAGAAGCTATTACACCATCCACTCATTTTTCAGCCGCAGGTTTAGGCTGGATGCTGTCCGATTATGAAGGCCGTAAAGTAGTGGTGCATGGTGGCGGGCACGAAGGCATGAACAGCCGCACCGTGCTGGTACCAGAAGAGAACCTGGGCATTGTTATTCTGACCAACAGCATGAGCAGCATTATGGCTCCTATTGCCAACTATACTTTAGATCAGCTTTTTGGCGTGCAAAATGGCCGCGACTGGAGTCAGTTTAGCTTAGATAACATTGCCGCAGCTAAAAAGGCACAGCAAGAGGCGCAGGCAAGCGTTCCACATGAAAAGAAGCGTAAGAGCAAGCCAAACCTGGATATACAAGCATACGCAGGAACTTACACCAGCACGTTATATGGCGACGCCACCATTACTGTTCAAAACGGTGCACTTGTACTGCAACTGGTACCTGCACCAAATCTAGGCGGAAAGCTAACCCACTGGCAGCATGATATTTTTGACTTGGAGTGGAAAAACAAGTATGCTCTGCTTACACCTACCCGTGTCCGCTTCCTAATAGGAGAAGACGGCAAAGTAGCCGAAATGCGCCTGGATGCCAACAACCCTGATTTTCATTTTGATGAGCTGGAGTTTAGCAAGGTGAAATAA
- a CDS encoding OmpP1/FadL family transporter — MKRKILALLGGTLLSGMAMAGGYQVNLAGQRQIGMGHTGTGLALDNASIFFNPGAMSHLRENGVTIGASGIISKIAYRGVEPSGYTAMTDNPLGTPFQVYGTYAINDKFSAGLGVYTPFGSTVNWGNDWNGRFGLTELSLQAIFVQPTVSYQITEQLGIGVGFVYSFGGVNLQRAIPVQDQQGNYGMAELDGSASGIGFNAGIYFKPSEKFSLGLNYRSKVDMEVKDGDADFTVATGVQSRFQDTKFSATLPLPSTLTLGIGIMPTEKLTLAVDISRVGWSAYKSLRFDYDADVNGASFSENARNYKDAYIYRIGAEYNVTDVLALRAGAYLDKTPVEAGYLTPETPDADARGLSAGLGYKVTGNLSIDASFLYINKKERTDEANLSGGIAGTYKSVAYIPGIGVTYNF; from the coding sequence ATGAAGCGCAAGATATTAGCCTTATTAGGTGGCACTCTTCTCTCGGGCATGGCTATGGCCGGAGGTTACCAAGTTAATTTGGCAGGCCAACGGCAGATAGGTATGGGCCATACTGGTACAGGTTTAGCACTAGATAATGCCAGTATATTTTTCAACCCGGGAGCTATGAGCCATCTGCGGGAGAATGGCGTAACGATTGGAGCAAGCGGCATTATTTCTAAAATTGCGTATCGTGGGGTAGAGCCAAGTGGCTATACCGCTATGACCGATAATCCTCTAGGTACTCCTTTTCAAGTTTATGGAACCTATGCAATAAACGATAAATTTAGTGCAGGACTTGGCGTTTACACTCCTTTTGGCAGCACTGTGAACTGGGGCAACGACTGGAACGGTCGCTTTGGTTTAACAGAACTATCGTTACAGGCTATTTTTGTGCAGCCTACAGTTAGTTATCAGATTACAGAGCAGTTAGGTATAGGTGTTGGTTTTGTGTATTCCTTTGGTGGAGTAAACCTGCAGCGTGCTATTCCGGTGCAAGATCAGCAGGGGAATTATGGAATGGCTGAGTTAGACGGGAGTGCCAGCGGTATAGGTTTCAATGCAGGTATTTACTTTAAACCATCCGAAAAGTTCTCTTTAGGTCTAAACTATCGCTCGAAGGTAGACATGGAAGTGAAAGACGGAGATGCTGATTTTACTGTTGCAACTGGCGTTCAGTCCCGTTTTCAGGATACTAAATTTTCAGCAACACTACCTTTGCCATCTACTTTAACATTGGGTATTGGCATAATGCCTACAGAAAAATTAACACTTGCTGTTGATATAAGCCGTGTTGGCTGGAGTGCTTATAAAAGCCTGCGCTTCGATTATGACGCTGACGTAAATGGTGCAAGCTTTTCAGAAAATGCGCGGAACTATAAAGATGCCTATATTTATCGCATAGGTGCTGAATACAATGTTACAGACGTTCTTGCTTTACGTGCGGGTGCTTACTTGGATAAAACACCGGTTGAAGCAGGTTATTTAACACCTGAAACTCCAGACGCTGATGCACGCGGGCTTTCTGCAGGTTTAGGTTATAAGGTTACAGGTAATCTATCTATAGATGCATCATTCCTTTACATTAATAAAAAAGAAAGAACAGACGAGGCAAACCTGTCTGGAGGTATAGCTGGTACTTACAAATCAGTTGCTTACATACCTGGTATCGGGGTTACCTACAATTTCTAA
- the ettA gene encoding energy-dependent translational throttle protein EttA, with product MSNETIIFSMAGVSKIYPPKKQVLKNIYLSFFYGAKIGVLGLNGSGKSSLLKIIAGVDKEIQGEVVWSPGYSVGYLEQEPQLDPSKTVREVVEEGVAEVVGLLREFDEINMKFGEEMTDDEMNKLIERQGEVQERLDQLNAWELDNRLERAMDALRTPPEDALIGNLSGGEKRRVALCRLLLQEPDVLLLDEPTNHLDAESVDWLEQHLQQYKGTVIAVTHDRYFLDNVAGWILELDRGEGIPWKGNYSSWLEQKASRLAQEEKSESKRQKTLQRELEWVRMAPKARQAKSKARISQYDKLAGEEAKNKEEKLELFIPDGPRLGAQVIEVNSVSKAYGDKLLFENLSFALPQGGIVGIIGPNGAGKTTLFKLITGQEKPDAGDFTVGSTVQISYVDQEHAQLDGNKSVFEVISGGTEHMIMAGRQIVSRAYVSKFNFSGGDQEKKVEKLSGGERNRVHLAMTLKEGGNLLLLDEPTNDLDVNAIRALEDALENFAGCAVIISHDRWFLDRICTHILAFEGDSQVYWFEGNYSEYEENKKKRMGDAEPKRIRYKKLV from the coding sequence ATGAGCAACGAAACAATTATTTTCTCCATGGCTGGGGTAAGCAAGATTTACCCGCCAAAGAAACAAGTACTTAAAAACATTTACCTCTCCTTTTTCTACGGTGCCAAAATAGGCGTGCTGGGTCTTAACGGTTCCGGTAAGTCCAGCTTGTTAAAAATTATTGCTGGTGTAGACAAAGAAATTCAGGGTGAAGTGGTATGGTCGCCAGGTTACTCGGTTGGCTACCTGGAGCAGGAGCCGCAGCTTGACCCCTCCAAAACAGTGCGCGAGGTGGTGGAAGAAGGTGTAGCGGAGGTAGTGGGCCTGCTGCGTGAGTTCGACGAAATTAACATGAAGTTCGGCGAGGAAATGACTGATGATGAGATGAATAAGCTTATCGAGCGCCAGGGCGAGGTACAGGAACGCCTGGACCAGCTGAATGCCTGGGAACTGGACAACCGCCTGGAGCGTGCCATGGATGCGCTGCGTACACCGCCAGAAGATGCCCTTATCGGTAACCTATCGGGTGGAGAGAAGCGCCGGGTAGCCCTTTGCCGCCTGCTGTTGCAGGAGCCGGATGTATTGCTGCTCGACGAACCTACCAACCACCTGGATGCAGAGTCGGTAGACTGGCTGGAGCAGCACTTGCAGCAGTATAAGGGTACCGTAATTGCCGTTACCCACGACCGTTACTTCCTCGACAATGTAGCTGGCTGGATTCTGGAGCTGGATCGTGGCGAAGGTATTCCGTGGAAAGGGAACTATAGCAGCTGGCTGGAGCAGAAAGCAAGCCGCCTTGCCCAGGAGGAGAAAAGTGAAAGCAAGCGCCAGAAAACGTTGCAGCGTGAGCTGGAGTGGGTGCGCATGGCTCCCAAAGCCCGTCAGGCAAAGTCAAAAGCCCGTATCAGCCAATACGATAAGCTGGCTGGCGAAGAGGCTAAGAACAAAGAAGAGAAGCTGGAGCTGTTTATTCCTGACGGACCTCGTTTAGGTGCGCAGGTAATAGAAGTAAACAGCGTAAGCAAAGCCTATGGCGATAAACTGTTGTTCGAGAACCTGAGCTTTGCTTTGCCACAAGGTGGTATTGTAGGTATTATCGGGCCGAACGGTGCCGGTAAAACTACGCTGTTTAAGCTGATAACTGGCCAGGAGAAACCAGATGCCGGCGATTTTACAGTGGGTTCTACAGTGCAGATTTCTTATGTAGACCAGGAGCACGCACAATTGGATGGCAATAAATCTGTATTCGAGGTTATTTCCGGCGGTACAGAACACATGATCATGGCTGGCCGCCAGATTGTTTCCCGTGCCTACGTAAGCAAATTCAACTTCTCGGGCGGAGACCAGGAAAAGAAAGTAGAGAAGCTATCGGGAGGTGAGCGTAACCGTGTGCACCTGGCCATGACGCTGAAAGAAGGCGGTAACCTGTTGCTGCTCGATGAACCTACCAACGACCTGGACGTTAACGCCATCCGGGCCCTGGAGGATGCATTGGAGAATTTTGCGGGCTGTGCCGTAATTATCTCTCACGATCGCTGGTTCCTGGATCGTATCTGTACGCACATCCTCGCTTTTGAGGGCGATTCGCAGGTGTACTGGTTCGAGGGGAATTACTCAGAATACGAAGAGAATAAGAAGAAACGTATGGGTGATGCCGAACCAAAACGTATCCGTTATAAGAAACTGGTATAA
- a CDS encoding cyanophycinase — MNITIKGKLIALGGGDDDGLIKLIKSQLCSLESHIEVIATATPSASDAVDSGNAYKDAFEELGCSNVRFMRIDEEHEADTPDNIMRISKANVIFFTGGDQVRLAEFLEDSRLLEIMKRRFIEEDIIISGTSAGAAVMSDKMIYDGYGHYSLIKGEMKTTYGFGFISNVYIDTHFAERGRFGRLAHAVAHDCNYIGIGLSEETGIIIKEGDQVEVFGPGVVTIIDASNIKFSNTRKVEENEPIAVEHLVMHLLVQGYRYCLKEHLFQPVLDEQSEENNLSEAV; from the coding sequence ATGAATATTACAATCAAAGGTAAACTGATAGCTCTGGGAGGGGGCGACGACGACGGACTTATCAAGCTGATCAAGTCGCAGCTATGTAGTCTGGAATCTCACATAGAAGTTATAGCCACGGCAACCCCATCTGCCTCTGATGCTGTAGATTCGGGCAATGCCTATAAAGATGCATTCGAAGAGCTGGGCTGTAGCAATGTTCGGTTTATGCGCATTGACGAAGAACATGAGGCCGACACACCCGATAACATAATGCGTATCAGTAAAGCCAATGTAATTTTCTTCACAGGTGGTGACCAGGTGCGTTTAGCTGAATTTCTGGAAGACAGCAGGTTGCTGGAGATCATGAAAAGACGTTTTATAGAAGAAGACATCATTATTTCAGGTACAAGTGCCGGAGCCGCGGTTATGTCTGATAAAATGATCTATGATGGCTATGGGCACTACTCTCTTATCAAAGGCGAAATGAAAACTACCTATGGCTTTGGCTTTATCAGCAATGTATATATAGATACCCATTTTGCAGAACGTGGGCGTTTCGGAAGATTAGCACACGCTGTTGCGCACGACTGTAACTATATTGGCATTGGACTGAGCGAGGAAACCGGAATTATCATAAAAGAGGGGGACCAGGTAGAGGTATTCGGCCCTGGCGTGGTAACCATTATAGATGCCAGTAACATCAAGTTTTCCAATACCAGGAAAGTAGAGGAGAATGAGCCAATAGCGGTAGAGCACCTGGTTATGCATTTGCTGGTGCAAGGCTACCGCTATTGCCTGAAAGAACATCTATTTCAGCCTGTTCTGGATGAGCAGAGCGAGGAGAATAATTTATCAGAAGCGGTTTAG
- a CDS encoding sterol desaturase family protein, translated as MRFTFSKFDKLGAPLLFASAVALFVLERKWQLRKRVRPEGERLLRNGGIAATALPALRLLLLPGMYAAAHWSGRHKAGLLHWFRLPDWLRYSFGFFLIDYSSYLWHVLLHKSDLLWRFHNVHHIDLDLDLSTAWRFHVGENIASVPIRGGMVALLGVPAKLVVGYEVLFEACTAFHHSNMRLPFGFERYLCRLLVTPRMHGIHHSIVAQETNSNFSVVLSCWDKLHNTLRLNVPQDAVTIGVPAYRNPQEQTLLKLLALPFGKQHGWQLPDGSVPERETSAGDEGKLSR; from the coding sequence ATGAGGTTTACATTTTCTAAATTTGATAAGCTGGGGGCGCCGCTACTGTTTGCAAGTGCAGTAGCCTTGTTTGTGCTGGAAAGAAAGTGGCAGCTTCGGAAGCGGGTTCGCCCGGAGGGAGAGCGACTGCTGCGTAATGGAGGCATTGCAGCTACGGCATTGCCAGCTCTCAGGCTTTTGCTCTTGCCAGGTATGTATGCAGCAGCGCATTGGTCGGGCAGGCATAAAGCAGGCCTGCTACACTGGTTTCGGCTTCCGGATTGGTTAAGGTATAGCTTCGGATTCTTCCTGATAGATTATAGTAGTTACCTCTGGCATGTGCTCCTGCATAAGTCTGACCTGCTGTGGCGTTTCCACAACGTACATCATATTGATCTGGACCTGGATTTATCTACCGCCTGGCGATTTCATGTAGGTGAAAATATAGCCTCTGTTCCTATTCGCGGCGGTATGGTGGCTTTATTGGGAGTGCCGGCAAAACTGGTGGTAGGGTATGAGGTGTTGTTCGAAGCATGTACAGCTTTTCACCATAGCAATATGCGCCTGCCTTTCGGGTTCGAGCGCTACTTGTGCCGGCTACTAGTAACACCACGTATGCATGGTATACATCACTCCATTGTAGCGCAGGAAACAAACAGTAATTTTTCCGTTGTGCTTTCTTGCTGGGACAAGCTGCACAACACACTGCGCCTGAATGTGCCTCAGGATGCTGTTACCATTGGTGTGCCAGCTTACCGTAATCCGCAGGAGCAAACGTTGCTAAAGTTACTTGCTTTGCCATTCGGGAAGCAGCATGGCTGGCAACTGCCGGATGGCTCTGTACCTGAACGGGAAACCTCAGCAGGGGACGAAGGCAAACTAAGCAGGTAG
- a CDS encoding GNAT family N-acetyltransferase has translation MIYYLPHNLIDKQQWDDLITVAPEQQVYALSWYLDVVSPGWEAIVAVDTAGRYEVVLPVPVRQKLRMRYVQQPLYCQQLGFYSRSGIGNQAIVAQMLEVLYQRYSYVVSLPLNTANSFPEKLLHQQVSLQNMATLYLSLSERYPKLYANYSRDRKLNLKRAQRVKLSIAESEDIEPLISFFKEEVAGRIYGGVGEWAYTTLRNLYRELKQRGLARLLYTVDAAGNTNAGCLFVIFQKRIIYIFNAASKDGRKYNGRTFMLDYIIQQYAGQDYLLDFESPAEEERAIVRVYAGFGATKAGFAVVHYNRLPPVIKLVRELRMRLVRRFLL, from the coding sequence TTGATTTATTACCTGCCACATAACCTGATCGATAAACAGCAGTGGGATGACCTGATAACGGTAGCCCCGGAGCAGCAGGTGTATGCGCTCTCGTGGTACCTGGATGTGGTGTCGCCGGGGTGGGAGGCCATTGTGGCTGTAGATACAGCAGGCCGGTATGAAGTAGTGCTGCCGGTGCCGGTGCGGCAAAAGCTACGTATGCGCTATGTGCAGCAACCTTTGTATTGCCAGCAGCTGGGGTTTTACAGTCGTAGCGGGATTGGCAACCAGGCTATAGTAGCACAAATGCTGGAGGTGCTGTATCAGAGATATAGCTATGTAGTTTCCTTGCCTTTAAATACAGCAAATTCTTTTCCGGAGAAGCTGCTGCACCAACAGGTGTCTCTGCAAAATATGGCAACACTTTACTTGTCGCTGTCAGAAAGATACCCGAAACTTTATGCCAATTATAGCCGCGATCGTAAGCTGAATCTGAAGCGGGCACAACGAGTGAAGCTTTCCATTGCCGAAAGTGAAGACATAGAGCCTTTGATCTCCTTTTTTAAAGAGGAAGTGGCTGGCAGAATATACGGAGGTGTAGGAGAATGGGCGTATACTACGCTGCGGAACTTATACCGGGAGTTAAAGCAGCGGGGACTGGCAAGGCTGCTTTACACAGTTGATGCCGCTGGAAACACCAATGCAGGCTGTCTTTTTGTAATCTTCCAGAAGCGGATTATTTATATTTTCAATGCTGCTTCAAAAGACGGGAGAAAGTATAATGGCCGCACCTTCATGTTGGATTATATCATTCAGCAATATGCCGGGCAAGACTACCTTCTGGATTTTGAAAGCCCTGCAGAGGAAGAAAGGGCTATTGTGCGGGTGTATGCCGGGTTTGGAGCAACCAAGGCAGGGTTTGCCGTTGTGCATTATAATCGCCTGCCTCCTGTTATAAAGCTCGTGAGGGAGCTGCGGATGCGGCTGGTCAGACGGTTTCTTTTATAG
- a CDS encoding DUF349 domain-containing protein encodes MENNDLLKEAKQYGFIQDQQVWLKAFMNYPARKVGEVKESEDDSLLYFAKRYEMFQEKVNGLLERISSSENKGSFLMKVLHMKEQVGNYDALGNFEEIYHTLSKAEEDINDTIKQNREKNLSIKIGLIQEAEALQESIEWKETSDKMKELRATWIKTGPVEKELTDEIEERFKNALEGFFERKKNFFEDKKQMQNRTYERYRDLINKSIGLQNSEDWENTTAKLKELQNQWKDIGGTLPRATTNKLWTEFRKAHNHFFERLKQKINREKTQSRESFYEVNLQKKTQLVDEAEKLLQQKGLGEAVKRAKELQAEWKKVGPVHPSVSDTVWERFIKACDKVFEMSSLEHYIRKRQMNSAEKPSATDNLNARINALKEFIKSDRQELEVLETNLGKLSDSPGNDSFRNMLQGKIRNYNRKINTKNQLIEMFQSQLSTVK; translated from the coding sequence ATGGAAAACAACGACCTATTGAAAGAAGCTAAACAATACGGCTTTATTCAGGACCAGCAGGTGTGGCTAAAAGCGTTCATGAACTACCCGGCCCGCAAGGTTGGCGAAGTGAAAGAATCAGAAGATGACTCACTGCTGTATTTTGCCAAGCGATACGAAATGTTTCAGGAGAAAGTAAATGGCCTTCTGGAACGCATTTCAAGCTCCGAAAACAAAGGCTCTTTTCTGATGAAGGTGCTTCACATGAAAGAACAGGTGGGCAACTATGATGCATTGGGCAATTTTGAAGAAATATACCACACCCTAAGTAAGGCTGAAGAAGACATAAACGATACTATTAAGCAGAACAGGGAAAAAAATCTTTCTATTAAGATAGGTCTTATACAAGAAGCTGAGGCGCTGCAGGAAAGCATTGAGTGGAAAGAAACATCAGATAAGATGAAAGAACTCCGCGCCACCTGGATCAAAACAGGTCCTGTAGAAAAAGAGCTGACCGATGAGATTGAGGAGCGCTTTAAAAATGCGCTGGAAGGGTTCTTCGAACGCAAGAAAAACTTCTTCGAAGACAAAAAACAGATGCAGAACCGTACCTATGAAAGGTACAGAGACCTCATCAACAAATCTATCGGCTTACAAAACTCTGAGGATTGGGAAAATACAACTGCTAAGCTAAAAGAGCTGCAGAACCAATGGAAAGATATAGGAGGCACTCTTCCGCGTGCCACAACCAACAAGCTCTGGACAGAATTCCGCAAAGCACATAACCACTTTTTTGAACGCCTGAAGCAAAAAATTAACAGGGAGAAAACGCAGTCGCGGGAATCCTTCTACGAAGTTAACCTTCAGAAAAAGACGCAGCTGGTGGATGAAGCAGAAAAGCTGCTGCAGCAAAAAGGACTGGGAGAGGCCGTAAAACGCGCCAAAGAGCTACAGGCTGAGTGGAAGAAAGTAGGGCCGGTACATCCTTCCGTTTCTGATACGGTTTGGGAACGCTTTATAAAAGCATGCGATAAAGTATTTGAAATGAGCAGCCTGGAGCACTACATCCGTAAGCGCCAGATGAACAGCGCTGAAAAGCCAAGTGCCACAGACAACCTGAATGCCCGCATCAATGCCCTGAAAGAATTTATTAAATCAGACAGGCAGGAACTGGAAGTACTGGAAACCAACCTGGGTAAGTTGAGCGACTCTCCGGGCAACGATTCGTTCCGTAACATGTTGCAGGGGAAAATCAGGAACTATAACAGGAAGATTAACACCAAGAACCAGTTAATTGAAATGTTCCAAAGCCAGTTAAGCACTGTAAAATAA
- a CDS encoding zinc dependent phospholipase C family protein, which yields MHTARFTVYLMLLLLLYPQQGFSWGFFAHQRINRLAVFSLPPEMVGLYKKHIRYITENAVNPDRRRYAVAGEAPRHYIDIDRYGDSAIYKMPRFWQQAVARYSEDTLQAFGIVPWHINTMKYQLTQAFKEKNLDRILRLSADMGHYVADACVPLHTTHNYNGQLTGQRGIHAFWETRLPEMLSDNYDFFVGQAYYIEHPQLKAWELVTSAHLALDSVLTFERELTAQFPEDQKYSFEVRNNITTRVYSRAFTLAYHNRLNGQVERQMRLAIHTIASFWYTAWVDAGQPDLRALAKGDISEAERQRLKMEEKEYETGPHVPREEGETSAAPLFPAWLRAIRSE from the coding sequence ATGCATACGGCCCGCTTTACAGTATACCTGATGCTCTTGCTGCTACTTTACCCTCAACAGGGCTTTAGCTGGGGTTTCTTCGCACACCAGCGCATTAATCGCCTGGCAGTTTTCAGCCTGCCACCCGAAATGGTAGGACTTTACAAGAAACACATCCGCTACATTACAGAAAATGCCGTGAACCCTGACCGCAGGCGTTATGCCGTGGCCGGTGAGGCTCCCAGGCACTACATCGACATAGACCGGTACGGCGACAGTGCTATATACAAAATGCCCCGGTTCTGGCAACAGGCAGTAGCGCGTTATTCTGAAGACACCCTTCAGGCTTTTGGGATTGTTCCCTGGCACATAAACACTATGAAATACCAGCTTACGCAGGCCTTTAAAGAAAAAAACCTGGATCGTATACTGCGTTTATCGGCCGACATGGGGCATTATGTAGCCGATGCCTGTGTGCCACTCCATACTACCCATAACTATAACGGACAGCTAACAGGGCAACGGGGCATTCATGCATTCTGGGAAACAAGGTTGCCGGAGATGCTTTCTGATAACTACGACTTTTTTGTCGGGCAGGCATACTATATCGAACACCCGCAGCTCAAAGCATGGGAGCTGGTAACGTCTGCACACCTTGCCCTGGATTCTGTGCTTACTTTCGAGCGGGAGCTAACGGCACAGTTCCCTGAAGATCAGAAATACAGCTTTGAGGTCCGCAACAATATTACCACCAGAGTCTACTCACGCGCCTTTACACTTGCTTATCATAATAGGTTAAACGGGCAGGTAGAGCGGCAAATGCGATTAGCTATACATACCATTGCCAGCTTCTGGTACACGGCCTGGGTAGATGCCGGCCAGCCTGATTTACGCGCTCTTGCAAAAGGTGATATTTCAGAGGCAGAAAGACAACGATTAAAAATGGAAGAAAAAGAGTATGAAACAGGTCCACATGTTCCACGTGAAGAAGGAGAAACCTCTGCTGCTCCACTATTTCCGGCTTGGCTGAGAGCCATTCGTTCTGAATAA
- a CDS encoding NAD(P)/FAD-dependent oxidoreductase produces MYDVIIIGGGPAGLNAAMVLGRCRRNIVVFDTAKPRNRWSKNMNGFLTSDGMNPKDFIEKGRAELAKYKVEIKFKKIETATYSKGQFVVNDEDGTVYHSKKLLLATGLKDILPEIEGVESLYGTSVHHCPYCDGWESQDKAIAVYGKERKGVGQALGMKTWSESVTLYTDGTDGLTRSDRELLKRNEVHVITEPIARLEGEDGKLQYIVLENGERHEQQAMFFSTGSTQQSDLGNQLGCEFTSKGVIKTRRLQQSNIPGLFVAGDAARDVQMVIVAAAEGAKAGVAINKDLQLESRK; encoded by the coding sequence ATGTACGATGTAATAATAATTGGTGGAGGCCCCGCAGGTTTAAATGCTGCTATGGTACTGGGGAGATGCAGAAGAAATATAGTTGTTTTTGATACAGCCAAGCCTCGTAACCGCTGGTCTAAAAATATGAACGGCTTCCTGACGAGCGATGGCATGAACCCCAAGGACTTTATAGAGAAAGGCAGAGCAGAATTAGCTAAATACAAGGTAGAAATCAAGTTTAAGAAGATAGAAACAGCCACGTACAGCAAAGGCCAGTTTGTGGTGAACGATGAAGATGGAACTGTTTACCATTCTAAAAAACTATTGCTGGCTACAGGCCTCAAAGACATATTGCCTGAAATAGAGGGTGTGGAAAGCCTCTATGGAACCAGTGTACACCACTGCCCCTATTGCGATGGCTGGGAGTCGCAGGATAAAGCCATTGCCGTTTACGGAAAAGAGCGCAAGGGAGTAGGACAAGCTTTGGGCATGAAAACCTGGAGCGAAAGTGTAACCCTCTATACCGACGGAACGGACGGCCTTACCCGATCAGACCGGGAACTGCTAAAAAGAAATGAGGTGCATGTTATTACAGAGCCGATTGCCCGCCTGGAAGGCGAAGATGGCAAGCTACAGTATATTGTGCTTGAGAATGGGGAGCGGCACGAACAACAGGCCATGTTCTTTTCGACAGGCTCTACACAACAATCTGACTTAGGTAACCAGTTAGGCTGTGAGTTTACCAGCAAAGGCGTTATAAAAACCCGCAGGTTACAGCAGTCAAATATACCAGGCCTTTTTGTAGCTGGCGATGCGGCCCGCGATGTGCAGATGGTTATTGTGGCCGCTGCCGAAGGAGCCAAAGCAGGTGTAGCCATCAACAAAGACTTACAACTGGAAAGCAGGAAGTAA